The proteins below are encoded in one region of Odocoileus virginianus isolate 20LAN1187 ecotype Illinois chromosome 34, Ovbor_1.2, whole genome shotgun sequence:
- the ARG1 gene encoding arginase-1: MSSKPQSVGIIGAPFSKGQPRGGVEEGPTVLRKAGLLEKLKELEYDVKDYGDLSFADDPDDSPFQIVKNPRCVGKANQKLADVVAEVKKTGRISLVLGGDHSMAIGSISGHARVHPDLCVIWVDAHTDINTPLTTTTGNLHGQPVSFLLKELKEKMPEVPGFYWMTPCISAKDIVYIGLRDVDPAEHYILKTLGIKYFSMTEVDKLGIGKVMEETFSYLLGRKKRPIHLSFDVDGLDPSFTPATGTPVQGGLSYREGLYITEEIYKTGLLSGLDIMEVNPSLGKTPEEVTRTVNTTVAITMACFGVAREGNHKPIDYLRPPK; the protein is encoded by the exons ATGAGTTCCAAGCCACAGTCCGTAGGGATCATCGGAGCTCCTTTCTCAAAGGGCCAG CCACGAGGAGGAGTGGAAGAAGGCCCTACAGTACTGAGAAAGGCTGGTCTGCTTGAGAAACTTAAAGAACTAG AGTATGATGTGAAAGATTATGGGGACCTGTCCTTTGCCGATGACCCTGATGACAGTCCCTTTCAAATCGTGAAGAATCCAAGGTGTgtgggaaaagcaaatcaaaagcTGGCTGATGTGGTGGCAGAAGTCAAGAAGACTGGAAGGATCAGCCTTGTCCTGGGTGGAGACCACag taTGGCGATCGGCAGCATCTCTGGCCATGCCAGGGTCCACCCAGACCTCTGTGTTATTTGGGTGGATGCTCACACTGACATCAACACTCCGCTGACAACCACAACGGGGAACTTGCATGGACAACCTGTGTCTTTCCTTCTGAAGGAACTAAAGGAAAAG ATGCCCGAGGTCCCAGGATTCTACTGGATGACTCCCTGCATATCTGCCAAAGACATTGTGTATATTGGTCTGAGAGATGTGGACCCTGCAGAACA CTATATTTTGAAAACTCTGGGGATTAAATACTTTTCAATGACTGAAGTGGATAAACTGGGAATTGGCAAGGTGATGGAAGAAACATTCAGCTATCTACTAGGAAG aaagaaaaggccaaTTCATCTGAGTTTTGATGTTGATGGACTGGACCCGTCTTTCACGCCAGCTACTGGCACACCAGTCCAGGGAGGTCTGTCTTACAGAGAAGGTCTCTacatcacagaagaaatttaCAAAACAG GGTTACTCTCAGGATTAGATATAATGGAAGTGAATCCATCTCTGGGGAAGACACCAGAAGAAGTGACTCGAACAGTGAATACAACAGTAGCAATAACTATGGCTTGCTTTGGGGTTGCTCGAGAGGGCAACCATAAACCTATTGATTACCTTAGACCACCGAAGTAA